One genomic segment of Streptomyces liangshanensis includes these proteins:
- the tpg gene encoding telomere-protecting terminal protein Tpg codes for MVDSLGDSLDRALEGAFTRRIPQSAQAQMKYLVKQLKGTRAVAQALGISQRTVERYVTGRLKRPRRDLAARMEREVRKRWQPQIRARARKKAASTDGIVVSTRARFGFTAAPGTTDDARVRHITQALGPRWAERLFEAREQGATEQHLLEIAAEGLGRYYFRDDGRRARGLDVEFTDVQEIEIVL; via the coding sequence GTGGTCGATTCGCTCGGGGACAGCCTGGATCGTGCGTTGGAGGGGGCGTTCACCCGCCGTATTCCGCAGAGTGCCCAGGCGCAGATGAAGTACCTGGTCAAGCAGCTCAAGGGCACCAGGGCCGTGGCCCAGGCGCTCGGGATCTCCCAGCGGACCGTGGAGCGCTATGTGACGGGCAGGCTCAAGCGGCCGCGCCGTGACCTGGCCGCGCGTATGGAGCGTGAGGTCAGGAAGCGGTGGCAGCCGCAGATCCGGGCGAGGGCCAGGAAGAAGGCGGCGTCGACGGACGGCATCGTCGTCTCCACCCGGGCCCGTTTCGGGTTCACCGCAGCGCCGGGCACGACCGACGACGCCCGCGTCCGGCACATCACCCAGGCGCTGGGCCCGCGGTGGGCGGAGCGGCTGTTCGAGGCCCGCGAGCAGGGTGCCACTGAGCAGCATCTTCTTGAGATTGCGGCTGAGGGCCTTGGCCGGTACTACTTCCGCGACGACGGGCGTCGCGCCCGTGGCCTGGACGTGGAGTTCACCGACGTCCAGGAGATCGAGATCGTCCTGTAG
- a CDS encoding DUF4185 domain-containing protein has product MHHGTPHDAPRPPRPPIRPVHLSRAGFLRAAAATALAGPPLLGDPAHAATDPLHVSKVADLTGPGLTTRFRMEATDLGVPVRTPDGRLLFVFGDTFEEAKVGGGWWRSPAALYGHLDGPGRPVFWTGAVGGRHARQLWPYDHDNPEYSTVLPSDVITLGGTMYLHVMVNKGLGTVVRTEIWRSDDSGTTWAPTGAVFAPNLHDGMFQLLTWALGDDGYVYVLSTGFQRDKPLILHRVHPDKLTDPGAYEPWGHDPAGRRAWGNPPTPVLDGTFGELCLRLLDGRWILTWFNQGDYRIEGLVTDHPTANLRTAHRRTLLRGTSWGNEDDTHVAQLYGGYIIPGSTPDDLHLSVSQWNTKAGWPYRVMQFRVRGLAP; this is encoded by the coding sequence ATGCACCACGGCACACCCCACGACGCCCCGCGTCCGCCGCGGCCCCCGATCCGCCCGGTCCACCTCAGCCGCGCCGGTTTCCTGCGAGCGGCCGCCGCGACGGCCCTCGCAGGCCCTCCCCTGCTCGGCGACCCGGCCCACGCCGCGACAGATCCCCTCCATGTCTCCAAGGTCGCCGACCTCACCGGTCCCGGCCTCACCACCCGGTTCCGTATGGAGGCCACCGACCTGGGCGTACCCGTACGAACGCCCGACGGCCGGCTCCTGTTCGTCTTCGGCGACACCTTCGAGGAGGCCAAGGTCGGCGGCGGGTGGTGGCGCTCGCCCGCGGCACTGTACGGGCACCTCGACGGCCCCGGCCGCCCGGTCTTCTGGACCGGTGCGGTCGGTGGACGGCACGCCCGGCAACTGTGGCCCTACGATCACGACAACCCCGAGTACTCCACCGTGCTGCCCTCCGACGTGATCACCCTCGGTGGCACCATGTACCTGCACGTCATGGTGAACAAGGGGCTCGGCACCGTGGTACGCACCGAGATCTGGCGGTCCGACGACTCGGGCACGACCTGGGCCCCCACCGGTGCCGTGTTCGCCCCGAACCTGCACGACGGCATGTTCCAGCTGCTCACCTGGGCCCTCGGCGACGACGGCTACGTCTACGTCCTGTCCACCGGATTCCAGCGGGACAAGCCGCTCATCCTGCACCGGGTCCACCCCGACAAACTCACCGACCCCGGTGCCTACGAGCCGTGGGGACACGACCCCGCCGGCCGCCGGGCCTGGGGCAACCCGCCCACACCCGTCCTGGACGGCACCTTCGGCGAACTGTGCCTGCGACTGCTCGACGGCCGGTGGATCCTGACCTGGTTCAACCAGGGCGACTACCGGATCGAGGGCCTGGTCACGGACCACCCCACGGCGAACCTGCGCACAGCGCACCGCCGCACCCTCCTGCGAGGCACGTCCTGGGGCAACGAGGACGACACCCACGTGGCGCAGTTGTACGGCGGCTACATCATCCCCGGGTCCACGCCCGACGACCTCCACCTGTCGGTGAGCCAGTGGAACACCAAGGCGGGATGGCCCTACCGCGTCATGCAATTCCGCGTTCGAGGCCTTGCTCCCTGA